The region cttttaaaaatgcaagtcaACTGCTAGTGCTTCTGGGCAGACTCACTGATCCCTGTCTTATTTGGTGTTCTTAAAGCAAACCGtttatacaaaggtacttcaaaggttcatggaaagattcatattatcttttaattctattatttcacgaaccttttgaaataccctcatatctTAATAATGGTGCAATTTAAGACCTTACTTTGCTAGTTGTGTGTCTTCCGAACCAGTATGGAAGCTTCCAGACCAGACTTTGTCTCctttcatctttatttctaaCATAGACGCACCTTCCCAAGCTCCACCCCAGACTCACTAAATCAGAAACTCAGTCAGTGTTTTCAGAAGTTTTCCACATGATTCTGATGAGTCCTCAAGTTTAGAAACCACTGTGCTTCACCAGGGGTTCTTAAACTTAGCTTCACATTGAAACTATCTGGGGAGTTTTAAGAAACACAGATGCCTATATCTCACCTGGTGTTGTGCTGGCAATATTTACCGACTCCCTGGAAAATAAAGAGCCCAGACTTAGAGTATTTACCCATTTCTGTGGTGCAAATACTCTGCCATTGCCAATTTTAAACCACTAATATTGATGTCCCTGAATGCAGAGCTGGGAAGACACATGGACTGTCAACTCTTGTAAGCTGGTAGGAGCCAAGCCAGCTTCAGCTCATATTGGTTCCAGCCTCAGAGATCCATATTAATTGGTCCATGTTGTGACTTGGACATTGGGATGCTTTAGAAAcgccccaggtgattccaatgtggaataaaggtgaaataaatgtGGTAGTAAATATAATTCCTCTCACCCAGCCATGGACAAAATACTTCCTACTCTTGATTTAATCCCCTCTCTACTTTGGCAATGACAAAGTATGTTATGTAGGGAAgtcactgattttaaaaaaaaaaaaatcatgcaagaATTTTATGGGTGGTGTTATAAAacaaaggtcaagggtccagatcacTGTAcagtccagccaccaaaaaaacaattttatgggGGCTGTATTTCaccaaactttattttcaaaaaatattaatgtaaatgtAAGACTAAATGTGATGttaaaaatctatataattaaaatcaaatctAGTATATGTTcaataacaaatttttatttttaataaacaagaaaatatagaaaacacaaACAGTTCGACTACTGAGTTTGTCTTAGAAATTTCACTTCTATATAATCAACTAACACTATACAACATTTATGAATATATAGACAAGACTCCCACCTGTACGTTATCTTTGGTCCATTTGTGctatgtcatctgcaagcaaAATCCAAAATGTTAATATCTGAATATTAAGTATTTAGatctttttctgttcatttttttaactggAACAATTATCACTAAATGGCTAAAAGGAATGAGAATAATGCTAGAAACACAAACTTGCAATACAGTGCAGTTTCAGACAACCTTAGctattagttttcttcttttagacaGGTATCCACAGTCCACGTGGACGCTTTTCCTGATCTGTTTTTGGAGATCCTGAAGATGTCTCTTCCGCAACAGCTTTAGCTGATTTCTGTATTGGCGTTGCTACAGAATCTTTAGAGCTAAAAGCTATGCTTCTTTTCGGGGAAGATTTCTCACTGCAAGTTTTAGTCCCATCTTCTGTTAGCTTTTCCCACAGCTTGACCTTTGCAACATTATTTGGTACAGCTGTTCTACGGCTTGTTTCTTTGGCTGCAGGAACATCACCGAGACCAGCTGGCAAGTCAATATCGGTTGTTCCTAAAGCTTTCGCTGCATTGGCTTTTGCTATTTCTAACAGCTCCTTTCGATCTTTTTCACTTAAGCGAAAAGGGGTTCTGCTCCGAGACCTGGTCCTGGATCTCTTCCTCCGCCTGCGGTGTTCCTCCGGGTACACCTTGCGACCAAAGCAGTAGTGGCGTCGCTCCCGTGTGATCGCGGAGGCCCTTCTGTGATACGACCCTCCCGGAGAGTGCAACCTGGTACGGGATCGGGGTCGCGATCGGGCTCTGTAGGGCGGAGACCGGTAATACCGCCTGGACAGCTCACAGCGCCACTCTCGGTGCCGGCGGCTGTGAGATCGCGACCGGTTAGATGGCAAGAAGCCCCTGTACTTCCGCTCATGGTGCCTTCTGGAACGAGACCTTGATCTGCTCCTTCTCTGGGGCCGGTTCCGACTGCTGGACCATGACCGCCTCCAGAGGCGGGGATTGGACCGGGAGCTTCTGGAATTGGAGCTGCTCCCGAACTGCAACGAAGGCTGGCCTGACCGCGACATCGAAAGAGGATTGCTCTGCGAAGAGCTTGGACACTTATCCTTCACGTAGTTGGACATCTCAACTAGCTTTTCTTGAAAAAGGACGCTTTGCCACCAATGCCTCCCTCAGAACGGAGAGAAAGTCCAACAGAAGGCTTCCTCGAAAAGCTGAAGACAAAGAGGCGCGAGCCACACTTACTCGCTCTCAAACAGGAAGCTCACAAGCCCCGCTTCCGCTGTCGCACTGGCAACTGAGCCGCACTTCCGTTGAAGCACGGAAAGGACCAGAAGTCAGAGGTCTGCGCATGTGCAGAAGCGTGGGCCTCAATCAACTGTTtagataataaaatatgtttGAGATAATTTTTCTCTTCGTTACAAGTTTATTTCAAGACAGTGGTTAatgttatgtatgttttaaaattgatttcaaaTATTCTAGACATTTGATTAATGTGTTGTTTAAACTTTAAGCAAAATAGCAGTGTTTTGTATTCTGAACATTAGAATAAACTACGATTGGAATATATAGTTTAgctaaaaggcaaagaaaatataaagaaatgtggcattttgaaaaaaaatctagtatTAATGAAAAAGGTTAACTATTAGGTGATTTTTCTCTTACGTGGTTTGCATAGTCATGTCTGGTAAATGCACTTTCTCAGATCCTTGGGAAGAAAAATGGCTTAATAAGAGcgacaaatataaaattaattaaaataaaaatgaatcgtTTATTCTAGTGTGACATTTGGTTAtctgatgaataaaaataaaaagccattatGAGTGGgttatttttcatatacttagATGAGATCATCACTTCATGAAAAGATGCTATTAATTAGTGTccattaaatagaaataaatcgGAAAACTTTACCTGCTGGATTATAGGTGTTAGTGATTAGATAGATTTTAAACCAATTACTCATTCTAAAATATGGGCAAGGGAAAGTTGATGTGGTTTTTATGAAACAAGGTTGACCAAGAGTGGATGATCACTGAATCAGGGCAGTGGTCACATTGGagatttattaaattattctctCTACCTTTaggtatgtttgaaattttccataatttttttaaaaaaattattatagttttattgttTATACCTGGTGTGCTAGGCAgagtgaaaatatagaaaaatgcaaGAGACAGTTCTAGCTCTCAgcattcaaggaaaaaaatagacatgTTCTAACTCACTTATCTGGCAgttatattcataaatttttcAGATGAATAAAGTTTGCTGCTTATATGTGTCCAAACtttgaaaagtaattttagtAGAATTTTTTCCAAGGTGTTACCCCTgctccatgttttaaaatttggtgTAATGAacctattttaaactttttctgaTAACTCAGGTTCATTTTCAATTTAGACATAAATCTGATCAGTGCTATCTGTGGTGATTGCCTTAAAGGTTGTTCATTCGaacaacatttactgagcttACTGAGTGCTGACAATGGGCCAGGTATACCAGtgaacaaaggagaaaatccTGACCCTCATACTACTTATGTTCTACTGGCTCTTGAGAAGTTTAGGGTGGCTTAGGCAAGAAGAGACAccgaaaatttttattttttggctctcctgtcttttttttgaagttcatttcatttatctgctttctgtttctgtgttgtCACTTCTGTTACCTCTTGGTTTGCCTACTGCTACAGTCTGGATGTTTGTGTCCTCTCAAAATTTGTATGTCAAAACTTAAACGCCCAGTGTGATGGTGTGAGTCTGTTGTGagctggggcctttgggaagtgatgagGTCATGATGGCAGAGCCTGTGAGAACTTGTGtgccctttcaccatgtgagaatGCAGCAAGATGTCATCTTTAaagcagagagcaagccctcaccagacaccaaatctgctggtgccttgatcttggacttcccatcctccagtattgtgagaaatttctgttgtttataaattaaccagtataaggtattttgttatagcagcctgaatggattaAGATGCCTACtgtgagtgattttttaaaaaaaaattaatttaggtgTTCTTCTCCAGCATTGAGGTCATTTCTATTCTAGTCTGCATGATAGGATCACTAAGTTAGTTATAAGTGtacgggggtacttcaaaaaatatgtggaaaaatagaattgaaagataatatgaatctttccgtgaactttttgaagtaccttcatatataaaataagacACAGTAGGTTTTGCATGAAGTCTTGAGTTGCTGGTTGGgtggctcttgctttgttatccCTCGCCCCCATtacttttgtgtttctgtggttcTAGATAGCTGAGGTCTCTAGATGCATGGTTCATTCATTTGGTATTTAACAAATAGTTATTAatcacctactctgtgccaactAGTATTCTAGGAGTTGTGGATACAGGGTATAAGTATGGTGTATGCTCTGAGAGCTGGGAAAAGGTGTAGGAGTTTGTAATACTGTGTGCTAGGCGGAGAAGCATTTGCAAGGGCACCTCATGCAGGCTGGGGATTGGGGGTGGAGCTCAAGGACAGCTTGTGGAATCCTGAAGGGGATGGAGATGCATTTTAATTGTGGAATAAAATTTGACATGCCTCTGAGACGTGCAAGTGGATATATCTTGAAGATAGTTGGCATTTCCATTATCTGttgttgcataacaaaccaccctaaAACTTAATGGCTTAGAATACCAACAATTCATTATGTCTCACAATGCAGTGGGTTCTCCGGACAGTTCTAGGTTTGGTTTTGCTTGAGTTCACTCATCTGACTGCATTCATTCAGGATGCGGCTAGGCTGTTAGGTCCAAGAGAAGTTTACAAGCTTATATGGCAGTGGCTCCCAGCTGCTGGTTCTTCTCCACACGGTCTTTGATCCTCCAGGACTATAGATTCACTTCCTTCCTTACATGGGTCCTCTGGGCAGCATGCTGAGGTGGTGGAGCTTAATGCCCAACTTTGGAAGATATATAGTGTCATTTCAGCCACGTTCTTTTGACCAAAGAATTCATGTGATCAGCCCAAGTCTGAGGGATGTGGAAATAGACTCACCCTCTTAATGCAAGGAGCAACAAAAGCACCTTGGAAAGTGTCTTTGCACACAAAATGGGAAGAATTCATGGCCATATTTTGTTATCTACCACAGTTGCATAGATACATCTGAATCTCTAGAGAGCAATTTGGATGATGGAGATTTGGAAGTTATCAATGCATAGATTAGAGTGGCCTGAAAATCCAGGCTGCACATCAGTATATGGTAAATAAGGGATATTTTCCGTATGATCTACATGGAAGAATGGCAATTAATCATGCAAGAAAGAGATGCCCCCCAAATGTTGGGCACTCAGCTTCATGGACAAATAAGACTGACAACACTAAGGAGTGAAGAATCCAACCTTACTTCCTAAAAATGATTCCATAGAAACTAGGTCAACAAGTCAGCTTTCATCCCTGGTTCTAACCACAAATTTCAGTGCCCCACACAGGGATTTATGATGTTCAATATAGAAATTTGtagtaaaattaaaacttaatgaATTTCCAAATAGCCTCTGTTGTGTTCTAGTTTGTATGCTGTCTTGCTTACCTAGCCTTTTTCAAAAGTGATATGTTTGTTTCTTTCCCAGAATTCTTTTAGACATGAACTGGGTTCAAAGCCCGCATTTGCCATGAACTGTCATGGACAAGATGGACTTCAGCCTGCCAGTAATCTGTTGGTATTGGATATGAGAGAAATGAGGGAATTCTCTTGAGGCAATTGTAGCAGAGCCTTGAACAAGATAATATTGCTTACAGAGCATGAAGAGTTTACTGTTTCTTAGTGTTCTTAACCCTATAATGCTGTACCgaccaatacagtagccactagccatgtgtacatatttatgtttaatttaaaatgtattgacgtacataaaattaaaaatgcagttcCTCAACTGAACTAGTCATATTTCAAGTGTTTAATAGCTACTCATGACCAGTGGCTGCCATCGTGGACAGTGCAAATGTCAAACATTTCAATAAATGTGGAAAGTTCTATCAGATAACAC is a window of Cynocephalus volans isolate mCynVol1 chromosome X, mCynVol1.pri, whole genome shotgun sequence DNA encoding:
- the LOC134367782 gene encoding arginine/serine-rich protein 1-like; protein product: MSNYVKDKCPSSSQSNPLSMSRSGQPSLQFGSSSNSRSSRSNPRLWRRSWSSSRNRPQRRSRSRSRSRRHHERKYRGFLPSNRSRSHSRRHREWRCELSRRYYRSPPYRARSRPRSRTRLHSPGGSYHRRASAITRERRHYCFGRKVYPEEHRRRRKRSRTRSRSRTPFRLSEKDRKELLEIAKANAAKALGTTDIDLPAGLGDVPAAKETSRRTAVPNNVAKVKLWEKLTEDGTKTCSEKSSPKRSIAFSSKDSVATPIQKSAKAVAEETSSGSPKTDQEKRPRGLWIPV